The proteins below come from a single Mucilaginibacter mali genomic window:
- the mfd gene encoding transcription-repair coupling factor: MNIRDILEQYKTDERVRQLATALNAAKSPRVQVRGLVGSSDATVAVALYFLQHKPQLYILPDREEAGFFQADLESLTGKEVLLFPSSYRKPFEFTQPDSSNVLARAEVLNELTHATDFGKLIVTYPEALAEKVIDRNALQKNTLEIAVNNKLSIDFINEFLVEYDFDRVDFVYEPGQFSVRGGIVDIFSFSHELPYRVEFFGDLIESIRTFEIESQLSVEQVKSITIVPNVQSKFLTEHNISLLEFIDPATQVWIKDVQFTFDIIQDGHKKANNLWKALSADEKNQNPEWIDPKFNFTDEKLIADQLHDFAIIEFGKQFFYNAGTTLSFDIRPQPSFNKDFMLLIHNFKNNEADGITNYILTDSARQVERLYAILDDLDKTAKFIPLNISIREGFVDLEQKIACYTDHQIFDRYYKYKLKKGYQRSQAITLKELRDLKPGDYVTHIDHGIGKYAGLEKVEVSGKMQEMIRLVYADNDLLYVNINSLNRISKYSGKEGTVPKMNKLGTDTWERLKKTTKKKVKDIARDLIKLYALRKAQSGNAFSPDSYLQTELEASFIYEDTPDQEKATADFKKDMESPHPMDRLICGDVGFGKTEVAIRAAFKAAADSKQVAVLVPTTILAAQHHKTFTDRLKGFPVNIDYVNRFKSTKQIKETLEKLKEGKVDIIIGTHRLVSKDVKFKDLGLMIIDEEQKFGVGTKEKLKQMRANVDTLTLTATPIPRTLHFSLMGARDLSIISTPPPNRQPVVTELHVFNDKLIKESVEYELDRGGQVFFIHNRVADLPQLGGLIHKLVPKARIGIAHGQLEGDDLEDVMLKFVNHEYDVLVATTIIEAGLDIPNANTIIINYAHMFGLSDLHQMRGRVGRSNKKAFCYLLSPPLSTLTSEARKRLSAIEEFSDLGSGFNVAMRDLDIRGSGNLLGAEQSGFIAEIGFEMYHKILDEAIQELKDDEFKDVFPEDKPRPYITFTQIDTDLEILIPDEYVTNIGERYNLYTELSKLENEAELRAFEQQLKDRFGPIPLQVTDLLNTMRLQWLGKVIGFEKISLKKNVLRGYFISNQQSPYFETAAFNNVLTYLQFNHRRANLKEIKGSLRLSIENVYSITDAVSLLQEVAGAVDIQ; encoded by the coding sequence TTGAATATCCGTGATATTTTAGAGCAGTATAAAACTGACGAACGGGTGAGGCAGCTGGCCACCGCGCTGAATGCCGCTAAAAGCCCGAGGGTGCAGGTACGTGGTTTGGTTGGATCGAGCGATGCGACCGTGGCGGTAGCATTGTATTTTTTGCAGCATAAGCCCCAGCTCTACATCCTGCCCGACCGTGAAGAGGCCGGCTTTTTCCAGGCCGATCTGGAAAGCCTGACCGGCAAGGAAGTATTGCTGTTCCCCTCATCGTACCGTAAACCTTTTGAATTTACCCAGCCCGATAGCAGCAACGTTTTGGCCCGCGCCGAAGTGCTGAACGAGTTAACCCACGCTACAGATTTCGGCAAACTCATTGTGACCTACCCCGAGGCCCTGGCCGAAAAGGTGATAGACCGCAACGCCCTGCAAAAAAACACGCTGGAGATTGCCGTTAACAACAAACTTAGCATCGATTTCATCAACGAGTTTTTGGTGGAATACGATTTCGATAGGGTTGATTTTGTGTACGAGCCGGGGCAGTTTTCCGTTCGAGGCGGTATCGTTGATATCTTCTCGTTCTCGCACGAGTTGCCTTACCGCGTGGAGTTCTTCGGCGACCTGATCGAATCTATCCGCACCTTCGAAATAGAAAGCCAGCTATCGGTAGAGCAGGTGAAGAGCATCACCATTGTACCAAATGTGCAGTCGAAGTTTCTGACCGAACATAACATCTCCCTGCTTGAATTTATCGACCCGGCCACCCAGGTTTGGATAAAGGATGTACAGTTTACCTTTGATATTATACAGGACGGCCACAAAAAAGCCAATAACCTGTGGAAGGCGCTCTCGGCCGATGAAAAGAATCAGAACCCGGAATGGATAGACCCCAAGTTCAACTTCACCGATGAGAAACTGATCGCCGATCAACTGCACGATTTTGCCATCATCGAGTTTGGTAAGCAGTTCTTTTATAACGCTGGCACAACCTTAAGCTTCGATATCCGCCCGCAGCCATCCTTTAATAAGGACTTTATGCTGCTGATCCATAATTTTAAAAACAACGAAGCCGACGGCATCACTAATTATATCCTCACCGATTCGGCAAGGCAGGTGGAGCGTTTGTACGCCATCCTTGATGACTTAGATAAAACGGCTAAATTCATCCCGCTCAATATCTCCATACGCGAGGGCTTTGTGGATCTGGAACAAAAGATAGCCTGCTATACCGATCACCAGATCTTTGATCGCTACTATAAATATAAGCTGAAGAAGGGCTACCAGCGCAGCCAGGCTATCACCCTGAAGGAATTGCGCGATCTGAAGCCGGGTGATTATGTTACCCACATAGACCACGGCATTGGCAAATACGCCGGTTTGGAAAAGGTTGAGGTGAGCGGCAAAATGCAGGAGATGATCCGCCTGGTATATGCCGATAACGACCTGCTGTATGTCAATATCAACTCGCTGAACCGCATCAGTAAGTACAGCGGTAAAGAGGGTACCGTACCCAAAATGAATAAGCTGGGTACCGATACCTGGGAGCGGTTGAAGAAAACCACAAAAAAAAAAGTTAAGGACATTGCCCGCGACCTCATAAAGCTGTACGCCCTGCGTAAGGCCCAAAGCGGTAATGCCTTCTCGCCCGATAGTTACCTGCAAACCGAGCTGGAAGCATCATTCATATACGAGGATACCCCCGACCAGGAAAAGGCCACGGCCGATTTTAAAAAGGATATGGAATCGCCGCACCCGATGGACAGGCTCATTTGCGGCGATGTGGGTTTTGGTAAAACCGAAGTGGCCATCCGCGCGGCTTTCAAAGCTGCTGCCGATAGTAAGCAGGTGGCCGTACTGGTGCCAACCACCATCCTGGCCGCCCAGCACCACAAAACCTTTACCGACCGCCTGAAGGGTTTCCCAGTGAATATTGATTATGTGAACCGCTTTAAATCGACCAAGCAGATCAAGGAAACGTTGGAAAAGTTGAAAGAGGGTAAGGTAGATATCATCATCGGCACACACCGCCTGGTGAGCAAGGATGTGAAGTTTAAGGACCTGGGCCTGATGATCATAGACGAGGAGCAGAAGTTTGGCGTAGGCACCAAAGAGAAGCTGAAACAGATGCGCGCCAACGTGGATACGCTTACGCTGACCGCCACGCCGATACCCCGCACGCTGCACTTCTCGCTGATGGGCGCGCGCGACCTTTCCATCATCAGCACCCCGCCGCCTAACCGCCAGCCGGTGGTTACCGAGTTGCATGTGTTTAATGATAAGCTGATCAAGGAATCGGTTGAATACGAACTGGATCGCGGTGGCCAGGTGTTCTTTATCCATAACCGGGTTGCCGATCTGCCGCAATTGGGCGGGCTGATCCATAAATTGGTACCTAAGGCCCGTATCGGTATCGCCCACGGGCAGTTAGAAGGCGACGACCTGGAAGATGTAATGCTGAAATTTGTGAACCACGAATACGATGTGCTGGTGGCCACCACCATTATCGAGGCCGGTTTAGATATCCCTAATGCCAATACCATCATCATTAACTACGCCCACATGTTCGGCCTGAGCGATCTGCACCAGATGCGTGGTCGTGTTGGGCGAAGCAATAAAAAGGCGTTTTGCTATTTGCTGAGCCCGCCCTTATCTACCTTAACATCCGAAGCCCGCAAGCGATTGAGCGCCATCGAAGAGTTCAGCGATTTGGGCAGCGGCTTCAATGTGGCCATGCGCGACCTGGACATCCGCGGCAGCGGTAACCTGCTGGGTGCCGAGCAAAGCGGCTTTATTGCCGAAATAGGTTTTGAGATGTATCACAAGATTTTGGACGAGGCCATACAGGAGCTGAAAGACGACGAGTTTAAAGATGTATTCCCTGAGGATAAACCGCGGCCATATATCACCTTTACGCAGATAGATACCGACCTGGAGATCCTCATCCCCGATGAATATGTAACCAATATCGGCGAACGCTATAACCTTTACACCGAACTATCCAAGCTGGAAAACGAAGCCGAACTGCGCGCCTTTGAACAGCAGCTGAAAGACCGCTTCGGCCCTATCCCGCTACAGGTAACCGACCTGCTGAATACCATGCGCCTGCAATGGCTGGGCAAGGTGATCGGCTTTGAAAAGATATCGCTGAAGAAGAATGTGCTGCGTGGTTACTTCATCAGTAACCAGCAATCGCCCTATTTTGAAACTGCCGCGTTCAATAACGTACTTACCTATCTGCAATTCAATCATCGCAGGGCAAATCTTAAGGAG
- a CDS encoding zinc-binding metallopeptidase family protein has translation MISLEMIGYFKDGPKSQRYPIGLLSAFYGNGGNYITLVKKFGAGKFARCFCRSFQSAKAIRTKTFSAPAALPGIDFSDHPNYWKFGFSALMITDTSFYRNPNYHQSTDTMATLDISRMAGVIDGTFKALTTL, from the coding sequence ATGATATCGCTTGAAATGATTGGCTATTTTAAGGATGGGCCAAAATCGCAACGCTACCCCATTGGCTTACTCTCGGCTTTTTATGGCAACGGGGGTAATTATATCACGCTGGTGAAAAAGTTCGGGGCCGGTAAATTTGCACGATGCTTTTGCCGAAGCTTCCAGTCGGCAAAAGCTATCCGCACCAAAACATTCTCGGCCCCGGCAGCTCTGCCCGGTATCGATTTTTCCGACCATCCGAACTACTGGAAATTCGGCTTCAGCGCCCTGATGATCACCGACACATCGTTTTACCGCAATCCAAACTATCATCAGTCTACTGATACGATGGCAACGCTGGATATTAGCCGCATGGCCGGGGTGATTGACGGTACTTTTAAAGCGCTAACAACATTGTAG
- a CDS encoding alpha-L-arabinofuranosidase C-terminal domain-containing protein, translating into MKKLLTPALLLCLAANAMSQSQNPKLTLDLSKPGVTVSPMLYGLMTEEINHSYDGGLYAELIQNRIFKDDPKGPAKWSVVQSGGGKGSIALDEKQAINTALTTSLKLTVDGSVGRTGIANEGYWGIPVKPQTTYKASFWAKATDEAAGPLTVTVESNDGATTYATANVALTRGSWKKYEATLTTAAGVKPTTQARFVITTNRAGTYWFNLVSLFPPTYNNRPNGNRADIMQIMADMKPAFLRFPGGNFLEGDLFATRFPWKTTLGPLEDRPGHPGCWSYRASDGMGLLEFLEWCEDLHMEPLLAVYAGYTLKTDYMPAGPFLKPFVDEALEEIEYVTGDVNTKWGAQRAKDGHPAPFKLRYVEIGNEDGFDKSHSYDGRFTQFYDAIKAKYPNLQLISTVGGKDGLGSRTPIKSRVPFAFDEHYYRNAWQMEEDANHYDNYDRNSPKIFVGEWATREGAPTPNMNAALGDAAWMSGMERNSDHVIMSCYAPLFVNINPGAMQWKSDLVGYDALNSYGSPSYYAQKMFSTNVGDKVVAITGENIPTQTRPATKRDSTAGIIPKPIPAMFYVATRDTKTNTLYIKVVNASARAQVVTLDFKGITGIERNGTITVLKGDGPEDTNTIDQPTKIAPVTKPLVAVNKTYSCAFDAYSVNVVQVKLK; encoded by the coding sequence ATGAAGAAGCTACTTACCCCGGCATTATTGCTGTGCCTTGCCGCGAACGCCATGTCGCAATCGCAAAATCCCAAACTTACCTTAGACCTCAGCAAGCCGGGTGTAACAGTTAGCCCCATGTTGTACGGGCTGATGACCGAAGAGATCAATCACTCGTACGATGGTGGCCTGTATGCCGAGTTGATACAGAACCGCATTTTTAAGGATGACCCCAAAGGCCCCGCCAAATGGAGCGTAGTGCAAAGCGGCGGCGGTAAGGGTAGCATCGCGCTTGATGAAAAGCAGGCCATCAACACCGCGCTTACAACCTCCCTAAAACTTACGGTTGATGGCAGCGTCGGGCGCACCGGCATTGCCAACGAGGGTTACTGGGGCATCCCCGTAAAACCGCAAACTACCTACAAGGCATCATTTTGGGCAAAGGCTACCGATGAGGCTGCCGGTCCGCTGACGGTAACGGTTGAGAGCAACGACGGCGCTACCACTTATGCTACAGCTAATGTTGCCCTGACCCGGGGCTCCTGGAAGAAATACGAAGCAACCCTCACCACCGCTGCCGGTGTAAAGCCGACCACGCAGGCCCGCTTTGTCATCACCACTAATCGTGCGGGCACTTATTGGTTCAACCTGGTATCGCTGTTCCCGCCAACTTATAATAACAGGCCCAATGGTAACCGTGCCGATATTATGCAAATTATGGCCGATATGAAGCCGGCCTTTCTGCGTTTCCCCGGCGGTAACTTTTTAGAGGGCGACCTGTTTGCCACCCGCTTCCCCTGGAAGACAACCTTAGGTCCGCTGGAAGACAGACCCGGGCACCCCGGCTGCTGGAGCTACCGCGCATCAGACGGGATGGGCCTGCTGGAGTTTTTAGAATGGTGCGAAGACCTGCACATGGAACCCCTGCTGGCGGTTTACGCCGGCTATACCCTTAAAACCGATTACATGCCTGCCGGCCCCTTCCTGAAGCCTTTTGTTGATGAAGCGCTGGAAGAAATAGAATACGTAACCGGCGATGTAAATACCAAATGGGGGGCGCAACGCGCTAAGGACGGTCACCCCGCGCCGTTTAAACTGCGCTATGTAGAAATTGGTAACGAGGATGGCTTCGATAAATCGCATAGTTACGATGGCCGCTTCACCCAGTTTTATGATGCCATTAAAGCCAAATATCCTAACTTGCAGTTAATATCTACCGTAGGTGGCAAGGATGGCTTAGGTTCGCGCACGCCTATAAAAAGCCGGGTGCCGTTCGCTTTCGATGAGCATTATTACCGTAACGCCTGGCAAATGGAAGAGGATGCTAACCACTACGATAACTACGACCGCAACAGCCCCAAGATATTTGTAGGCGAATGGGCAACCCGCGAGGGCGCGCCGACACCCAATATGAACGCCGCCCTGGGTGATGCCGCCTGGATGAGCGGTATGGAGCGCAATTCAGACCATGTGATCATGTCGTGCTACGCGCCGCTGTTTGTGAACATAAACCCAGGGGCTATGCAATGGAAATCGGACCTGGTGGGTTACGACGCGCTAAACAGTTATGGTTCGCCATCGTACTATGCCCAAAAAATGTTCAGCACCAATGTGGGCGATAAGGTGGTAGCCATAACCGGCGAGAACATCCCTACACAAACCCGCCCCGCCACCAAACGCGATAGTACAGCAGGCATAATCCCCAAACCTATCCCGGCCATGTTTTATGTAGCTACCCGCGATACCAAAACCAATACGCTGTACATTAAGGTGGTAAACGCTTCGGCCAGAGCGCAGGTGGTAACGCTGGACTTTAAGGGCATCACCGGGATAGAAAGAAACGGTACCATCACCGTTTTAAAAGGCGATGGCCCGGAAGATACCAACACCATCGATCAGCCAACTAAAATAGCGCCTGTAACCAAGCCGCTGGTGGCCGTTAACAAAACGTATAGCTGTGCTTTTGATGCTTATTCGGTTAATGTGGTGCAGGTGAAGTTGAAGTAA
- a CDS encoding ABC transporter permease yields MLKNYIKTAWRSLKNNRVFSSINIFGLSVGLACCMLITAYVHSELNYDRYANQSDNIYRVALRGIENNGITEYPMVDVAVGKGIKDQYPEVIDETRLSGRGPVFVKYGQKQFKEEHIQLIDANFLSMFSIPLIDGDSKTYMDQPRSMVITSTFAKKYFGTERAIGKPLTVGNDLYTVTGVIDKVPDNSHFHADAFLNMAPFVDNRVQTWSNVGYFTYIKLRPNANAKKLEAAFPQLVQKFVVPEIAHDLGISMTEANKSVNSFIFFLQPLTDIHLHSNTKYELEANGDIHYVYIFGALALFILLLACINFTNLSIASSAKRSKEVGIRKVLGSEKGRLIRQFLTESIMLTSAAMLLALLIVYLLLPLFNNLALKHIGFMSFLNPVAITAGFMLTFLVGIVAGIYPAFVLSGLNIISVLKGGAAGSKPANKNYLRSGLIVFQFFISTLLIIATFVVYQQLNYMQNKKLGYDKDQVLVLNDTYTLGTNIDAFRQQLLRNPQIVNATISSSVPGKNGGVDGTEIQSMEIDKNGNHAGIHTNIFHVDDTYLPTLGIKMSKGRNFYPSFPGDSMSVIVNETLVKDIGWGDSDPVGKTILRSAKAKYKVVGVMQDFHYASARQKIAPLMLLSGHSTNSMLLRIKTANVKALLGDIKSQYENFKPDAPFSYTFLNEQFASLYASEQQTGKIFTVFAVIALIIASLGLFGLAAYMIRLRVKEIGIRKVLGASTGSITAMLSQEFLRLIVIASLIAFPVAWYSMNKWLQDFAYRIDIQWWVFLAAGSIAVLVAALTIGYQSIKAALANPVKSLKTE; encoded by the coding sequence ATGCTTAAAAACTATATCAAAACTGCCTGGCGCAGTTTAAAGAACAACCGGGTATTTTCATCCATCAATATTTTTGGCTTATCGGTAGGTTTGGCCTGCTGCATGCTGATCACCGCCTACGTGCACAGCGAACTTAACTATGACCGCTACGCCAATCAGTCGGACAATATTTACCGCGTGGCCTTGCGCGGGATCGAGAATAACGGCATTACCGAATACCCGATGGTTGACGTTGCTGTAGGGAAGGGCATTAAAGACCAATACCCGGAGGTGATAGACGAAACGCGGCTAAGCGGTCGCGGGCCGGTGTTTGTAAAGTATGGTCAAAAGCAATTTAAGGAAGAGCATATCCAACTCATCGACGCCAATTTTCTGTCGATGTTTTCCATCCCGCTGATTGATGGCGACAGCAAAACCTATATGGACCAGCCGCGCAGCATGGTAATTACCAGCACCTTCGCCAAAAAATATTTCGGCACCGAGCGCGCCATCGGCAAGCCGCTTACCGTGGGGAACGATCTGTATACCGTTACCGGCGTGATAGATAAGGTGCCTGATAACTCGCACTTCCATGCCGACGCGTTTTTAAACATGGCCCCTTTTGTAGATAACCGGGTGCAAACCTGGAGCAATGTGGGCTACTTCACCTACATCAAACTAAGGCCGAATGCCAACGCTAAAAAACTGGAAGCCGCGTTCCCTCAACTGGTGCAAAAATTTGTAGTGCCCGAAATAGCGCACGATCTGGGTATCAGCATGACCGAAGCCAACAAATCGGTAAACAGCTTTATCTTCTTCCTGCAGCCGCTTACAGATATTCACCTGCACTCCAACACCAAGTACGAGCTGGAGGCCAATGGCGACATCCACTACGTATACATTTTCGGCGCGTTGGCCCTGTTTATATTGCTGCTGGCTTGTATTAACTTCACCAACTTATCCATCGCCAGTTCGGCCAAACGATCTAAGGAAGTCGGTATCCGCAAGGTGCTGGGTTCCGAAAAAGGCCGCCTGATCAGGCAGTTCCTCACCGAATCCATCATGCTTACCTCGGCCGCCATGCTGCTTGCCCTACTGATCGTTTATTTGTTACTACCATTGTTCAATAACCTGGCCTTAAAACATATCGGGTTCATGTCTTTTTTAAACCCAGTAGCCATTACAGCCGGGTTTATGCTTACGTTTTTGGTGGGCATTGTGGCTGGTATTTATCCTGCATTTGTACTCTCTGGACTCAATATCATCAGCGTGTTAAAAGGCGGCGCGGCGGGTAGTAAACCGGCTAACAAAAACTATCTGCGCAGTGGACTGATCGTGTTCCAGTTCTTCATCTCCACCCTGCTTATTATTGCCACCTTTGTGGTTTACCAGCAGCTAAATTATATGCAAAACAAAAAGCTGGGGTACGATAAGGACCAGGTGTTGGTATTGAACGACACCTATACGCTCGGCACAAATATCGACGCGTTCAGGCAGCAGTTGCTGCGTAACCCGCAGATCGTTAACGCCACCATATCCAGCAGCGTGCCGGGTAAAAACGGCGGTGTGGACGGTACCGAGATCCAATCGATGGAGATTGACAAGAACGGGAACCACGCCGGCATCCATACCAATATCTTTCATGTGGATGATACCTACCTGCCTACCCTGGGTATAAAAATGAGCAAGGGGCGCAACTTTTATCCCTCGTTCCCCGGCGATTCGATGTCAGTTATCGTCAACGAAACATTAGTGAAAGATATCGGCTGGGGCGATTCCGACCCGGTAGGGAAAACGATACTGCGGTCGGCAAAGGCAAAATACAAAGTGGTTGGTGTGATGCAGGATTTCCACTACGCATCTGCCAGGCAAAAAATAGCTCCGCTGATGCTGTTATCGGGCCATAGTACCAACAGCATGTTGCTGCGGATAAAAACCGCCAACGTAAAAGCCCTGCTGGGCGATATCAAATCGCAATACGAAAACTTCAAGCCCGACGCGCCGTTCAGCTACACATTCCTTAACGAGCAGTTCGCTTCGCTTTATGCATCAGAACAGCAAACCGGCAAAATATTTACGGTATTCGCGGTGATTGCGCTCATTATCGCCAGCCTGGGTTTGTTCGGCTTAGCTGCCTACATGATCCGCCTAAGGGTAAAGGAGATCGGCATCCGCAAGGTATTAGGCGCCTCAACCGGCAGCATTACCGCCATGCTATCGCAAGAGTTTCTACGCCTTATCGTCATCGCCTCGCTCATCGCGTTCCCGGTGGCCTGGTACAGCATGAACAAGTGGCTGCAGGACTTTGCCTACCGCATCGATATCCAATGGTGGGTGTTTTTAGCGGCGGGCAGCATCGCCGTGCTGGTGGCAGCGCTAACTATCGGGTATCAATCCATCAAGGCTGCGTTGGCTAACCCGGTAAAGAGTTTGAAAACGGAGTAA
- the def gene encoding peptide deformylase — translation MKLPIIAYGDPVLRRKATNIIPEEYPHIKQFTEDMFETMYAARGVGLAAPQVGHSMRLFVVDATPFADEEPELENFKKVFINACIEEETGEEWAFNEGCLSIPDIREDVYRKPVVRLSYYDENWKHHEEVFKGLAARVIQHEYDHIEGKLFTDKLSPLRKRLIEKKLNEISRGIVDVDYKMKFPAVKKGR, via the coding sequence ATGAAATTACCTATCATCGCATACGGAGACCCGGTTTTACGCAGAAAGGCTACCAATATTATTCCCGAAGAATATCCCCATATTAAGCAATTTACCGAGGATATGTTCGAAACCATGTATGCTGCCCGCGGCGTGGGTTTGGCGGCCCCGCAGGTTGGCCACTCGATGCGCCTGTTTGTGGTTGATGCTACGCCATTTGCCGATGAAGAACCCGAACTGGAGAATTTCAAAAAGGTATTCATCAACGCCTGTATTGAAGAAGAAACGGGCGAAGAATGGGCCTTTAACGAGGGCTGCCTGAGCATCCCCGATATCCGCGAGGATGTATACCGTAAGCCGGTTGTGCGCCTATCCTACTACGACGAGAACTGGAAGCATCACGAAGAAGTTTTTAAAGGCCTGGCCGCCCGCGTTATCCAGCACGAGTATGACCATATTGAGGGTAAGTTATTTACCGATAAATTAAGTCCGCTACGCAAGCGCCTGATAGAGAAAAAGCTGAACGAGATATCGCGCGGCATTGTAGATGTGGATTATAAAATGAAATTCCCGGCGGTTAAAAAGGGGAGATAA
- a CDS encoding RtcB family protein, translating to MGNLRTKDLSKIGYHNDQLRSLVIGIASKNFKHHSKQQLLDLLVNIKNNPEAFLGDEQTGRIAEKLMGKTEEHLFKVYDLKDEPAPCKIYGGKGVETSAKKQMELATQLPVSVQGALMPDAHMGFGLPIGGVLATRNAVIPYAVGMDIGCRMALSIIDESDGFIKRFEYQIKQALKSHTHFGMEGGLDTRQEHEVLDSDVFNQIGFLRPLRSKAVRQLGTSGGGNHFVEFGEIEMHAGNALGLAPKKYVALLTHSGSRGLGSAIARHYTQVAMNTCKLPRHAQQLAWLDMNSESGQEYWLTMTLAGDYAKACHDRIHANLLKALGLKAIHIVENHHNFAWKDTLADGQEVIVHRKGATSAHAGEWGIIPGSMITPAYLVTGKGVGDSLYSASHGAGRAMSRQRAKDSMTVSAMKKLLTNAGVSLIGGTVEENPLAYKDIDAVIAAQQALVNIEGKFLPRIVRMNKE from the coding sequence ATGGGCAATTTAAGAACAAAAGACTTAAGTAAAATAGGTTACCATAACGATCAGCTGCGAAGCCTGGTTATCGGCATAGCCTCAAAAAACTTTAAACACCACAGCAAGCAGCAACTGCTGGATCTGCTGGTGAATATCAAAAACAACCCCGAAGCATTTTTGGGTGATGAGCAAACCGGCAGGATAGCCGAAAAACTAATGGGCAAAACCGAAGAGCATCTTTTTAAGGTTTACGACCTAAAGGACGAACCGGCACCCTGTAAAATTTATGGCGGCAAGGGAGTAGAAACATCTGCCAAAAAACAAATGGAACTGGCAACGCAATTACCCGTTAGCGTGCAGGGCGCTTTAATGCCCGATGCGCATATGGGTTTCGGCTTGCCGATTGGTGGCGTGCTGGCTACGCGTAACGCGGTGATCCCTTATGCCGTGGGTATGGATATCGGCTGCCGCATGGCGCTTTCTATTATTGATGAAAGCGATGGCTTTATTAAGCGCTTTGAGTATCAAATTAAGCAGGCTTTAAAAAGCCACACCCATTTTGGCATGGAAGGCGGCCTTGATACCCGGCAGGAGCATGAAGTGCTGGACAGTGACGTATTTAACCAGATTGGTTTTTTGAGGCCCCTGCGCAGCAAAGCAGTAAGGCAATTAGGCACATCTGGCGGGGGCAACCACTTTGTGGAGTTTGGCGAGATAGAGATGCACGCCGGTAACGCGCTGGGATTAGCGCCTAAAAAATACGTGGCGTTATTAACGCACTCGGGAAGCAGGGGTTTAGGATCGGCCATTGCGCGGCATTACACCCAGGTAGCCATGAATACCTGCAAACTGCCGCGCCATGCGCAGCAACTGGCCTGGCTTGATATGAACAGCGAAAGCGGGCAGGAATACTGGCTAACCATGACACTGGCCGGCGATTACGCCAAAGCCTGTCACGACCGGATCCATGCCAACCTGCTGAAGGCGCTGGGATTAAAAGCTATCCACATTGTAGAAAACCACCACAATTTTGCCTGGAAGGATACCCTGGCCGATGGGCAGGAAGTGATTGTTCACCGCAAGGGCGCCACGTCGGCACACGCGGGCGAGTGGGGCATCATCCCCGGCAGCATGATTACCCCGGCCTACCTGGTGACCGGCAAAGGCGTTGGCGATTCGCTATATTCTGCATCGCACGGTGCGGGCAGGGCCATGAGCCGGCAAAGGGCTAAGGACAGCATGACCGTTTCGGCCATGAAAAAGTTGTTGACTAACGCCGGTGTAAGCCTGATTGGTGGCACGGTTGAAGAGAATCCGCTGGCTTATAAGGATATCGATGCGGTTATTGCCGCGCAACAGGCGCTGGTTAATATCGAGGGTAAATTTTTACCACGGATCGTCCGCATGAACAAGGAGTAA
- the prfH gene encoding peptide chain release factor H has protein sequence MKKIIIQITSGKGPAECCRVVACLQSLIIKQAKQLGIQLSVLESKPGDINGTLLSSALMCETEQPEAFIKEWTGTVQWIAQSPYRKYHKRKNWFVGVAAFDVQQLMQWDPNAVKLETCRSSGPGGQNVNKVETAVRGTHLPSGLQVLAMDSRSQLENKKLCLERLQTKVMLWQTEQLMEQQQNRWMEHHNLQRGNPVKTIRTPLI, from the coding sequence ATGAAAAAGATAATTATACAGATCACATCAGGCAAAGGCCCGGCAGAATGTTGCCGGGTTGTTGCCTGCCTGCAAAGCCTCATCATCAAACAGGCGAAGCAATTAGGCATCCAACTAAGCGTATTGGAAAGCAAACCCGGCGATATCAACGGCACGCTGCTTTCATCGGCATTGATGTGCGAGACCGAACAGCCCGAAGCCTTTATTAAGGAATGGACCGGTACCGTACAATGGATAGCGCAAAGCCCGTATCGCAAATATCATAAACGTAAAAACTGGTTTGTGGGCGTAGCTGCCTTTGATGTGCAACAACTGATGCAATGGGACCCGAACGCCGTAAAGCTGGAAACCTGTCGTTCATCAGGCCCGGGCGGACAGAACGTAAATAAGGTAGAAACGGCCGTACGGGGTACCCACCTCCCGTCGGGCTTGCAGGTTTTGGCTATGGATAGCCGATCGCAACTGGAGAATAAAAAGCTTTGCCTTGAGCGGTTGCAAACTAAAGTAATGCTTTGGCAAACCGAGCAACTGATGGAGCAGCAGCAAAACCGCTGGATGGAACATCACAATTTGCAACGCGGCAACCCGGTAAAAACCATCCGTACGCCATTGATTTAG